From the Brassica napus cultivar Da-Ae chromosome A8, Da-Ae, whole genome shotgun sequence genome, one window contains:
- the LOC106359098 gene encoding uncharacterized protein LOC106359098, whose product MVQKPNTGAPSPLQLQQQPPKQWLNRSKTFFDVPNPKIVTIFLISIFATFFSGIAFVFEWIFHGKNHAGFQWIIYYGLSLIFLPVLILLGLGIVIAVTTRHESKQVASSIVEVEEQQHVDHSAGKGGNEEKDYDKNCQSLAVVVDGYDKKSAAKTLEHKTLKLKRAVSFPLRSQARSCRTR is encoded by the coding sequence atggtccAAAAGCCAAACACTGGTGCGCCTAGCCCATTGCAGCTGCAGCAGCAACCACCAAAGCAATGGCTCAACCGCAGCAAAACATTCTTCGACGTTCCTAATCCGAAAATCGTTACAATCTTTCTCATAAGTATCTTTGCCACGTTTTTCTCAGGCATTGCTTTTGTCTTTGAATGGATATTTCATGGCAAGAACCATGCCGGattccaatggatcatctactACGGCTTGTCCTTAATCTTTCTTCCTGTTCTGATCCTGCTCGGTCTTGGTATCGTCATTGCTGTTACGACCAGGCACGAGTCAAAACAGGTTGCTAGCTCCATCGTGGAAGTTGAAGAACAGCAACATGTCGACCATTCTGCCGGTAAAGGTGGCaatgaagaaaaagattatgATAAAAACTGTCAGAGTTTGGCTGTTGTGGTTGATGGATATGATAAAAAGAGCGCCGCGAAAACATTGGAgcataaaactttaaaactgaaACGCGCCGTTTCGTTCCCATTGCGTAGCCAAGCAAGATCATGCCGGACTAGGTGA
- the LOC106361476 gene encoding protein BASIC PENTACYSTEINE5-like yields MESGGQYDNGRYKPDYYKGTPPSVWNMMPQHQIKEQHNALVMNKKIMSILAERDAALKERNEALAAKKEALAARDEALEQRDKALSERDNAIMERETALNALHYPEKNNLNYILSCAKRGETEGRSHPPNPPPESTIPADKNPTKRKKESKQGKKVGEDLNRLAASPGKKCRKDWDVNEVGLNLVAFDETTMPVPMCTCTGTARQCYKWGSGGWQSSCCTTTLSQHPLPQMPNKRHSRMGGRKMSGNVFSRLLSRLAGQGQDLSSPVDLKDYWARHGTNRYITIK; encoded by the exons ATGGAGAGTGGTGGTCAGTATGATAATGGGAGGTACAAGCCTGATTACTACAAAGGGACACCACCTTCTGTG TGGAATATGATGCCTCAGCATCAGATAAAGGAGCAACATAATGCACTCGTCATGAATAAGAAGATCATGTCCATCCTCGCCGAAAGAGACGCTGCTCTCAAGGAAAGAAACGAAGCCTTAGCTGCCAAGAAGGAAGCTTTAGCTGCTCGAGACGAAGCACTTGAGCAACGGGACAAAGCTCTCTCGGAAAGAGACAACGCCATCATGGAGAGGGAAACTGCGTTAAATGCTCTTCACTACCCTGAGAAAAACAACTTAAACTACATTCTATCATGCGCAAAGCGTGGTGAAACTGAAGGAAGAAGCCACCCACCGAACCCTCCCCCTGAATCAACTATCCCAGCCGACAAGAACCcgacaaaaaggaaaaaagagagcaaaCAGGGGAAGAAAGTGGGAGAAGATCTGAACCGTCTGGCTGCTTCTCCCGGAAAGAAGTGCAGAAAAGACTGGGACGTTAACGAAGTCGGTTTAAACCTAGTCGCGTTCGACGAGACGACAATGCCTGTGCCCATGTGTACTTGCACGGGGACCGCTCGTCAGTGTTACAAATGGGGAAGCGGCGGGTGGCAGTCGTCTTGCTGCACGACCACATTGTCTCAGCATCCGCTCCCACAGATGCCGAACAAGCGGCATTCTCGGATGGGCGGTAGGAAGATGAGCGGGAACGTCTTCTCCAGGCTACTTAGCCGTTTAGCTGGCCAAGGGCAGGACCTCTCCTCTCCGGTTGATCTCAAGGACTATTGGGCTAGGCACGGCACGAACCGCTACATCACTATCAAGTAG
- the LOC106361477 gene encoding V-type proton ATPase subunit c1: MSTFSGDETAPFFGFLGAAAALVFSCMGAAYGTAKSGVGVASMGVMRPELVMKSIVPVVMAGVLGIYGLIIAVIISTGINPKAKSYYLFDGYAHLSSGLACGLAGLSAGMAIGIVGDAGVRANAQQPKLFVGMILILIFAEALALYGLIVGIILSSRAGQSRAE, translated from the exons ATGTCTACGTTCAGTGGCGATGAAACCGCTCCTTTCTTCGGCTTCCTTGGCGCTGCCGCAGCCCTCGTCTTCTCCT GCATGGGAGCTGCATATGGAACAGCCAAGAGTGGTGTGGGAGTGGCATCGATGGGTGTGATGAGACCTGAGTTGGTGATGAAGTCTATTGTCCCTGTTGTTATGGCTGGTGTTTTGGGTATCTACGGTTTGATTATTGCTGTTATCATCAGTACCGGGATTAACCCCAAGGCTAAATCTTACTACCTCTTCGACGGATATGCACATCTCTCTTCTGGTCTCGCTTGTGGACTTGCTGGTCTCTCTGCTGGAATGGCCATTGGTATTGTTGGTGATGCTGGTGTCAg GGCCAATGCTCAGCAGCCAAAGCTTTTCGTTGGTATGATTCTTATCCTCATTTTCGCTGAAGCTCTGGCTCTGTACGGTCTCATCGTGGGGATCATCTTGTCCTCCCGAGCTGGTCAGTCCAGAGCCGAATGA